The Bacillus sp. es.036 genomic sequence GGTGCTCGCAGCTCCATTTCTTGGAGAATTGGGAGCGTTTATTACAGGGAGTGCAACAGTATCGACACTCACGTTTTCTCCCATACAATATAGCATTGCGAAAGAGACTGGTCTCGCAAAGGATACAATTCTATCGCTTCAAGTTATTGGGGCTGCCGCTGGTAATATGATTTGTGTTCATAACGTTGTTGCAGCAGGAACTGTGGTTGGACTTTCTGGAAAAGAGGGAGATATTATTCGGAAAACGATTTTACCAGCTTTGCTATACGGACTTCTGGTAGGGGTAGCTGCTTTATTCATGACAGTGCTGTTTTAATTACTTCGTCACTTTTCCAATTCTTCTATTTAGAGTAAAATAAAAGTAACACACGATGGGAAGTTGGAGGGGAAATGGTGGAATACAAACCGATTCGATCGAAAAAGATTTATGAGCAAGTCGCAGATTCTCTACTCGAATCGTTGAAAAATGGGACATTGAAGTCAGGAGATAAGCTTGATAGCGTGGAAGTTTTGGCGAAAAACTTTAATGTCGGAAGGTCGGCTATTCGAGAGTCATTAAGTGCGCTTCGTGCCATGGGAATTCTTGAAATGCGTCAGGGAGAAGGAACGTATGTTAAATCCTTTGATGCTTCGCGTTTTTCCTTACCAGTATCCGTTGCATTTTTAATGAAATCAGAAGATCTGCAAGAACTATTGGAAGTACGGAAGATACTTGAAGTAGGCGCAGCTGGGGCAGCGGCAGCTTCATATAAGAGTGAAGATCTATCCCCGATGAGAGATGCAATCGGGAAGATGGAAGAGGCAAAAGGCAGTGGTGAGCTCGGGGATCAGGCTGATTTAGCGTTTCATATGGCGCTGGTCAAAGCGAGTCACAATCAAATGCTGATTAACTTAATGAACAGTGTTTCTGAAATTATGATGCAGGCGATGCGAGAAACGCGTAAATTGCTGCATACTCCGGAAGGGACAGAACGCTTGTTACAAGAACATCAAAGAATATTAGATGCCATCGAAACTCGTGATGAGGATAAAGCTCGAGAAGCAATGTTAGCACATCTTAACAATGTAGAAGAGTCGTTAGCTAATTTTATGAAGTAAAGGGATCTGATTTAAGCAGTTTCCTTTTTATTTCATTTAGTCATCTGATGACCTTATGTTTAAAGTGGGAGGTACTATTATGAAGGTTTCGTTATTTATTACATGTTTATGTGACACGTTCACACCTGATGTTGGGAAGGATACGGTGGAACTGTTAGAGCGCTTTGGGTGTGAAGTCAATTTTCCAGCTGGACAGACGTGCTGTGGGCAACCTGCTTATAACAGTGGGTACAAGAGTGAGTCGGTCAAAGCGATGAAACAAATGATCAAGGCTTTTGAATCATCCGAATATGTCGTTGGGCCTTCGGGATCTTGCGTACAGATGTTGAAAGAATATCCGAAAGTATTGGCAGAGGAACCGGAGTGGCGTGATAGAGCACGTAACCTATCGGATAAAACGTTTGAATTAACACAGTTTTTGGTTGATGTGCTAAAAGTAAAAGACGTAGGTTCTACATTTACTGGAACGGCAACGTATCATCCTTCCTGTCATATGACGCGTTTGTTAGGCGTTAAGGACGCTCCGAGAATTCTATTGGAGAATGTGAAAGGGCTGAACCTTATTGATTTGCCAATGAAAGAGGATTGCTGTGGATTTGGAGGTACCTTCGCTGTGAAAAATTCACAGATTTCCGGACAGATGGTGCAAGAGAAGGCAGATCATATTGAAGAAACGCAAGCCGACTATTTAATTGGTGGAGATATGGGCTGCTTAATGAATATGGGTGGACGATTACGCAGAAATGGACAGGAAGTGAAATTTCTTCATATCGCACAAATATTAAACACTCGTTAAGGAGGGGTATAGATGAGTATTAAAATTGGTCATAAACCTTATGCTGATCGAATTCAAGACGGTATTGCAAATTCCTTTATGAGAAAAGCTGTTTCCAGTGCCCAGGGGCGGTTCCGTTCAGGACGTTTAAAAGCAGCAGAAGAACTTGGGGATTGGGAAGAGTGGAGAACCCTTGGTGAAGAGATTCGTTCTCACACGATGGAAAACCTGGACTATTATTTGCATCAATTGAGTGAGCAGGTGGAAAAACGTGGCGGAACCGTCTTTTTTGCAGAAACTGCGGAAGAAGCGAACGAGTACATTCAGGAAATCGCGAAGAAAAAACAAGCGAAGAAAGTCGTTAAATCGAAATCAATGGTGACAGAAGAAATCGGATTAAATGCGGCTCTTGAAAAAAGTGGGTGTGAGGTAGTTGAATCGGACCTTGGTGAGTGGATTTTACAATTGGATGAAGATCCTCCTTCTCATATCGTGACCCCAGCGCTTCATAAAAATAAAGAGCAAATTCGCGAAACGTTTATGAAGAAGAAAGGCTATACTGGGTCGGATGATCCTGTTGAGCTCGCAGCTTTTGCTCGGGAACAATTGCGCCAGGATTTTCTAAAAGCAGATATTGGGATCACGGGGTGTAACTTTGCGGTTGCGGAATCTGGTGCAATCACGCTTGTTACAAATGAAGGGAATGCGAGAATGGTAACGTCTCTTCCAGAAACCCAAATTACTGTGATGGGCATGGAGCGAATTGTGCCCACTTGGGAGGACTTAGAAGTCGTTGTGAGCTTGTTGACTCGTGCAGCTGTAGGACAAAAGCTTACGAGCTATATTACAGCATTAACTGGAACGCGGCTTGAAGATGAAGTAGATGGTCCGGAAGATTTTCATCTGGTTATTGTCGACAATGGACGGTCGAAAATACTAGGAACTGAGTTTCAGTCAGCTCTTCATTGTATTCGCTGTGCTGCGTGTATTAATGCTTGTCCTGTTTATCGTCACGTTGGTGGGCATTCATATGGATCGATTTATCCAGGACCGATTGGAGCTGTGCTTACACCCTTGCTGGATGGATACGATGATCATAAGGACCTTCCATATGCTTCGACCTTATGTGCTGCATGTACTGAAGCATGCCCTGTCAAAATTCCGCTTCATGAGCATTTGATCAGACACCGAGAAATCATCGTGGAACGCGAAAAAATGACGACCAAAGCGGAAAAAATGATGATGACGGGTTTCGCTAAATGGGCTTCAACACCAGCGGCCTATAAACTATCCACGAAAATGGCTAGAACAACGCTGAAACCCTGGACAAAAGATGACTATATCGAAAAAGGTCCAGGTCCAATGAAAGGCTGGACGGAGCAACGAGATTTCCCAGCTCCATCGAAGGAACGTTTCCGCGATTGGTATCAAAAACGACAGCAAAGGAGTGATCAGTGATGGCCATTCATAACCGTGAAAGGTTTTTGAATAACCTGGCTGAGCAACTTGGTCGAACGCGACGAACGGAAGTGGAATCATCTGTCTATTCTGTTCACCCGCAGGAGCGAGTGTTCCAAGGGGCAACTCAAGATGAGCTAGTTGAGAAATTAGAGGAACAGTGTAAGGTGATTCACACTTCATTTACTAGAACGAACTTAGATGGACTTGCAGAAACCTTACGAACGGTTCTTAAAAACTATGATGTTACCAAAGTAGTCGGAGCCAGTGGCCCAAGGAATGACGAAACGGGTTTAAGCAACGTATACACGGAATTTCAAGCTGAAGGTTATGAGATTCACATTTGGGATGAAAAGAAAGGACAAGAAAACATAACGTTTGCTGAACAAGCAGGAGCAGGAATCGTGTTCAGTGATATTACGCTCGCAGAATCAGGCACCGTCACCTTGTTTAATGATCGCTTTAACGGTCGATCCATTAGCTTACTTCCGGAAACATTCATTGCCATCGTTCCAAAGAGTACGCTCGTACCTCGAATGACGCAGGCGAGTCAATTGATTCATGAGGAAGAGAAGAAAGGAAACCCGGTTTCATCGTGCGTCAGTTTTGTTACTGGTCCAAGCAATAGTGCTGACATAGAGATGAACCTAATCGTTGGGGTTCATGGGCCAGTGAAAGCAACGTATATCGTGGTGGACGACTTATGATGTTAATTTAAATTAAATCTTAAGAAAGTATGTAGTTCATAATCCGCCTTAAGGCGGAGGGGATATCAAACCCCGGGTCATCGTCGACATATACTGTTTTTCGATACACTTAAGCTATCAAAAAAGCAGAGGTGTTGGGGATGGCGTTAAAAGAGAACGTTCTTGAACAAAATGAACGCACAGTGCAAGTCGATTCTATTTTTAGAAATAAAAACTTTCTTCTTTTATGGGGAGCCGCATTTTTATCGAGTTTTGGTATTTCCTTTTTTCTTTTTTCGGAGAGCTGGTATGTCGTCAATGTTTTAAACCTTGAAGCTTCACTTGGTCTTATCTATATTGCATCGAGCATTCCAAGACTATTGTTTATGCTGATTAGCGGAACGGTTGCGGATCGGATGAGTAAAACAAAAATGATGTTTCTCTCCGATCTATCAAGAGGCGTTTTACTTGGTGGGCTTGTTCTCTGGTTTATTTTCGGAGACGTGACGCTCTGGACATTTGTCGGCGTTGCTTTTTTCTTTGGTATTCTTGACGCTTTTTTCTGGGCTGCTGAAAGTGCCGTCATTCCATCAATCATTCGTAAAGAAAATCTTACTAGAGGAAATTCCATAATTCAAATGACAAACCAGGCTTCTTTTATTATCGCTCCTATGCTGGCAGGCTTAATCATTGCTTTTGGGAGTTATGAAATTGTCTTTGCGATAACGGCAATGATGCTTTTTCTTGGCAGTATCCTTATCTATCTGATGAAAATTCCAAAGCATAAAGTGGAACAGGAAACGAGCGACCAATCTTTTTTTGAGACATTTAAAGAAGGACTTCTTTATGTAAAGGAATCAAGAGTTTTAGTCGTTGTCGTACTGACGACAGTTTTTATGAATTTGTTTCTTGTTGGTCCAATGTCGATGGGGCTTCCGCTATTCGTTAAAACCATTCTAAGTGGTGATGCAATGACGTTTAGTTTATTAGAAGCTGGGGCGGCAGTGGGGATGTTAATTGGTTCTATTGTTGTTGGCGTTCTAAATTTAACGAAAAAGCGGGGAA encodes the following:
- a CDS encoding FadR/GntR family transcriptional regulator: MEYKPIRSKKIYEQVADSLLESLKNGTLKSGDKLDSVEVLAKNFNVGRSAIRESLSALRAMGILEMRQGEGTYVKSFDASRFSLPVSVAFLMKSEDLQELLEVRKILEVGAAGAAAASYKSEDLSPMRDAIGKMEEAKGSGELGDQADLAFHMALVKASHNQMLINLMNSVSEIMMQAMRETRKLLHTPEGTERLLQEHQRILDAIETRDEDKAREAMLAHLNNVEESLANFMK
- a CDS encoding LutC/YkgG family protein — encoded protein: MAIHNRERFLNNLAEQLGRTRRTEVESSVYSVHPQERVFQGATQDELVEKLEEQCKVIHTSFTRTNLDGLAETLRTVLKNYDVTKVVGASGPRNDETGLSNVYTEFQAEGYEIHIWDEKKGQENITFAEQAGAGIVFSDITLAESGTVTLFNDRFNGRSISLLPETFIAIVPKSTLVPRMTQASQLIHEEEKKGNPVSSCVSFVTGPSNSADIEMNLIVGVHGPVKATYIVVDDL
- a CDS encoding MFS transporter translates to MALKENVLEQNERTVQVDSIFRNKNFLLLWGAAFLSSFGISFFLFSESWYVVNVLNLEASLGLIYIASSIPRLLFMLISGTVADRMSKTKMMFLSDLSRGVLLGGLVLWFIFGDVTLWTFVGVAFFFGILDAFFWAAESAVIPSIIRKENLTRGNSIIQMTNQASFIIAPMLAGLIIAFGSYEIVFAITAMMLFLGSILIYLMKIPKHKVEQETSDQSFFETFKEGLLYVKESRVLVVVVLTTVFMNLFLVGPMSMGLPLFVKTILSGDAMTFSLLEAGAAVGMLIGSIVVGVLNLTKKRGKIALITLIFSGLAFIGLSFSTVLWMSILMLVIFGACLSASNIPFISAIQGMIEERVLGRVMGLISLASMGLIPVSYAMTALLLSTGIGIDQIMAGGAMLVVLYACFVYAKFHELRNVD
- a CDS encoding LutB/LldF family L-lactate oxidation iron-sulfur protein; this encodes MSIKIGHKPYADRIQDGIANSFMRKAVSSAQGRFRSGRLKAAEELGDWEEWRTLGEEIRSHTMENLDYYLHQLSEQVEKRGGTVFFAETAEEANEYIQEIAKKKQAKKVVKSKSMVTEEIGLNAALEKSGCEVVESDLGEWILQLDEDPPSHIVTPALHKNKEQIRETFMKKKGYTGSDDPVELAAFAREQLRQDFLKADIGITGCNFAVAESGAITLVTNEGNARMVTSLPETQITVMGMERIVPTWEDLEVVVSLLTRAAVGQKLTSYITALTGTRLEDEVDGPEDFHLVIVDNGRSKILGTEFQSALHCIRCAACINACPVYRHVGGHSYGSIYPGPIGAVLTPLLDGYDDHKDLPYASTLCAACTEACPVKIPLHEHLIRHREIIVEREKMTTKAEKMMMTGFAKWASTPAAYKLSTKMARTTLKPWTKDDYIEKGPGPMKGWTEQRDFPAPSKERFRDWYQKRQQRSDQ
- a CDS encoding (Fe-S)-binding protein; translation: MKVSLFITCLCDTFTPDVGKDTVELLERFGCEVNFPAGQTCCGQPAYNSGYKSESVKAMKQMIKAFESSEYVVGPSGSCVQMLKEYPKVLAEEPEWRDRARNLSDKTFELTQFLVDVLKVKDVGSTFTGTATYHPSCHMTRLLGVKDAPRILLENVKGLNLIDLPMKEDCCGFGGTFAVKNSQISGQMVQEKADHIEETQADYLIGGDMGCLMNMGGRLRRNGQEVKFLHIAQILNTR